In Daucus carota subsp. sativus chromosome 4, DH1 v3.0, whole genome shotgun sequence, one DNA window encodes the following:
- the LOC108218282 gene encoding chlorophyll a-b binding protein 8, chloroplastic — protein sequence MATVPVLSSSSITSSAEAARQIFAARPAQSSSQKVSFVVKAASTPPVKQGDRQLWFASKQSLSYLDGSLPGDFGFDPLGLSDPEGTGGFIEPKWLAYGEIINGRFAMLGAAGAIAPEILGKLGLIPAETALPWFQTGVIPPAGTYNYWADGYTLFVLEMALMGFAEHRRLQDWYNPGSMGKQYFLGLEKGLAGSGDPAYPGGPFFNPLGFGKDEKSMKELKLKEVKNGRLAMLAILGYFIQALVTGVGPLQNLLDHLADPVNNNVLTSLKFH from the exons ATGGCTACAGTACCAGTGCTGTCATCTTCATCGATCACCTCTTCTGCGGAAGCTGCAAGGCAGATCTTTGCTGCAAGACCAGCACAATCTTCATCCCAGAAAGTTTCCTTCGTTGTCAAGGCTGCTTCCACTCCACCTGTTAAG CAAGGAGACAGACAATTGTGGTTTGCTTCTAAACAGAGCCTTTCTTACTTGGATGGCAG CCTTCCAGGCGACTTTGGTTTTGACCCCTTGGGACTTTCCGACCCTGAAGGAACCGGAGGATTCATCGAGCCCAAATGGCTAGCCTATGGAGAGATCATCAATGGTCGTTTTGCCATGTTGGGTGCAGCAGGAGCTATAGCCCCTGAGATTTTGGGAAAACTTGGGCTCATTCCAGCTGAAACAGCCTTGCCATGGTTCCAAACAGGAGTCATTCCTCCAGCAGGAACTTACAACTACTGGGCTGATGGCTACACACTCTTTGTCCTAGAAATGGCTCTCATGGGATTTGCAGAGCACAGGAGATTACAAGACTGGTACAATCCAGGATCAATGGGAAAACAATATTTCTTGGGCTTAGAGAAAGGCCTAGCTGGATCCGGAGACCCAGCATACCCTGGAGGCCCATTTTTTAATCCTCTTGGATTCGGAAAAGACGAGAAATCCATGAAAGAGCTCAAGTTAAAGGAGGTTAAGAATGGGAGACTTGCTATGTTGGCAATATTGGGTTACTTCATCCAAGCTTTGGTCACAGGAGTTGGACCACTTCAAAACCTTCTGGACCATTTGGCTGATCCTGTTAACAACAATGTCTTGACTAGCCTTAAGTTCCACTAG
- the LOC108218280 gene encoding transmembrane 9 superfamily member 12 gives MSLLLGRTYWAAFIYVLLISHSCNGFYLPGSYMHTYSTGQEIFAKVNSLTSIETELPFSYYSLPYCKPQGGVKKSAENLGELLMGDQIDNSPYRFRMNINESVYLCTTKPLSENEVKLLKQRTRDLYQVNMILDNLPAMRFAAQNGINVQWTGFPVGYTPPRSQDDYIINHLKFKVFVHEYEGTGVEIIGTGEEGMGVISEADKKKASGYEIVGFEVFPCSVKYDPERMTKLHIYDNVTSVNCPLELEKSQIISEQERVSFTYEVEFVKSDIKWPSRWDAYLKMEGARVHWFSILNSLMVISFLAGIVFVIFLRTVRRDLTKYEDLDKEAQAQMNEELSGWKLVVGDVFREPNFSKLLCVMIGDGVQITGMAVVTIVFAALGFMSPASRGMLLTGMIILYLFLGTGAGYAGVRLWCTIKGTSEGWRSVSWSVACFFPGIAFVILTALNFILWGSKSTGAIPIYLYFILLSLWFCISVPLTLLGGYLGTRAEHIKYPVRTNQIPREIPARKYPSWLLVLGAGTLPFGTLFIELFFILSSIWLGRFYYVFGFLFVVLLLLVTVCAEVSVVLTYMHLCIEDWQWWWKSFYASGSVALYVFLYSINYLVFDLQSLSGPVSAILYLGYSLLIAIAIMLSTGTIGFLTSFYFVHYLFSSVKID, from the coding sequence ATGTCGTTATTATTGGGAAGAACATACTGGGCTGCATTCATCTATGTTCTTCTGATCTCACATTCTTGTAATGGATTTTACCTGCCGGGAAGCTACATGCACACATATTCAACAGGTCAGGAAATATTTGCTAAAGTCAATTCACTGACATCTATAGAAACTGAGCTTCCCTTCAGCTACTACAGTCTACCATATTGCAAGCCTCAAGGTGGGGTAAAAAAAAGTGCAGAGAATCTTGGAGAGTTACTCATGGGCGACCAGATTGACAATTCTCCTTATCGTTTTCGTATGAATATTAATGAGTCAGTTTATCTTTGCACGACAAAGCCATTAAGCGAGAATGAGGTGAAGCTCCTAAAACAGAGAACACGTGATCTCTATCAAGTGAATATGATTCTGGACAATTTACCTGCCATGAGGTTTGCCGCTCAAAATGGGATCAATGTTCAGTGGACTGGTTTTCCAGTTGGATATACACCACCAAGATCACAAGATGATTACATCATCAACCACCTCAAGTTCAAAGTTTTTGTTCATGAGTATGAAGGGACTGGTGTAGAGATAATCGGGACAGGGGAAGAGGGTATGGGTGTAATCTCTGAAGCTGATAAGAAGAAAGCATCTGGATATGAGATTGTTGGTTTCGAGGTTTTTCCTTGTAGTGTGAAGTATGATCCTGAAAGGATGACTAAGCTTCATATATATGACAATGTTACATCTGTAAACTGCCCACTTGAATTAGAGAAGTCTCAAATAATAAGCGAGCAAGAAAGAGTGTCATTTACTTATGAGGTTGAATTTGTGAAGAGCGATATTAAGTGGCCGTCCCGGTGGGATGCTTATCTCAAAATGGAAGGTGCTCGAGTCCACTGGTTTTCAATCCTCAACTCGCTGATGGTAATATCCTTCTTAGCTGGTATAGTTTTTGTTATATTCCTAAGAACAGTCAGGAGAGATCTGACGAAATATGAGGACTTGGACAAAGAAGCTCAGGCACAAATGAATGAAGAGCTCTCTGGGTGGAAGCTTGTTGTTGGTGATGTGTTTAGAGAGCCAAACTTTTCAAAGCTATTATGTGTGATGATTGGAGATGGAGTTCAGATTACAGGAATGGCTGTTGTGACCATTGTATTTGCTGCATTGGGTTTCATGTCACCGGCTTCCCGAGGTATGCTGTTGACCGGAATGATTATTCTTTACCTTTTCTTGGGAACAGGGGCTGGTTATGCTGGTGTACGTTTGTGGTGTACTATTAAGGGGACTTCAGAAGGGTGGAGGTCTGTCTCTTGGTCAGTTGCTTGCTTCTTCCCAGGCATTGCCTTCGTCATCCTTACTGCATTAAACTTCATTCTATGGGGCAGCAAGAGTACCGGTGCCATTCCCATATACTTGTATTTTATACTATTGTCTCTGTGGTTCTGCATTTCAGTTCCTCTCACCCTGCTGGGTGGATACTTGGGGACACGAGCTGAGCATATCAAGTATCCTGTAAGAACAAACCAGATTCCAAGAGAGATTCCTGCTCGCAAGTATCCATCATGGCTCCTTGTTCTTGGTGCTGGAACGCTCCCATTTGGAACCCTTTTCATAGAGCTTTTTTTCATTCTTTCTAGCATATGGCTTGGAAGGTTTTATTATGTGTTTGGATTCCTTTTTGTTGTTCTCTTGCTGTTGGTTACGGTGTGCGCTGAAGTTTCTGTGGTCCTCACTTACATGCATCTCTGCATTGAggactggcaatggtggtggAAATCATTTTACGCATCAGGTTCTGTTGCCCTGTATGTATTCCTTTACTCTATTAATTACTTGGTGTTTGACCTCCAAAGTTTGAGCGGGCCGGTCTCAGCGATTTTATATCTTGGCTACTCACTGCTCATTGCAATTGCGATTATGTTATCTACCGGCACGATCGGCTTCCTCACATCCTTTTACTTTGTTCATTACCTTTTCTCATCGGTGAAAATTGACTAG
- the LOC108218281 gene encoding ankyrin repeat-containing protein BDA1-like, whose product MNSEAMDKKLYGACVKGDAETLEALMREDELTLARVSISSCFNQTPLHLASMLGHFEFAKSLLSHKPDFANRLDSQGCSALHLASANGYANIVKLLLLHNEKMCSVPDEDERTPLNLAVMNGQYDCVDELMKALSESNDQGLDTVLHMCVMYNRLDVLILVLDKNPMDLSDVKDEDGNTILHYAAGLRRMQIVKYLIANRSEAEINVKNKKGLTALGTIEEMLKDVKSMEIKELLVSAGTKNTQEEVVGTGTYNKLLNIAKKVKKMTLSQDRMETKDETLLVAASVIAAMAYTSAISPPGGVASMDAASYSVSDPWYFSYFLAPGSSLLAYFSASVSNAFWVFNTISFIAALSVIFLYVSGASLKQKLFIWSIRGSMWITLSAMIFAYEAAVRATTPKYNQNNRTLKTVRIGLYSWLFLMVIAVLVVLFRLCRFTVRRFKTTRASNKKKMPPLSQTQPQHEPK is encoded by the exons ATGAATAGTGAGGCAATGGACAAGAAGCTTTATGGTGCATGCGTGAAAGGAGACGCAGAGACATTGGAGGCACTGATGCGAGAAGATGAACTCACTCTTGCTCGAGTTTCGATATCTTCTTGCTTTAACCAAACACCCTTGCATCTTGCTTCTATGTTAGGTCACTTTGAGTTTGCTAAATCCCTTCTCTCTCACAAGCCTGATTTTGCAAACAGATTAGATTCACAAGGTTGTTCTGCTCTTCATTTGGCATCTGCAAACGGATATGCGAACATCGTTAAACTGTTGCTGCTGCACAATGAGAAAATGTGCAGTGTTCCTGATGAGGACGAAAGGACCCCTCTCAATTTGGCTGTGATGAATGGCCAATATGATTGTGTTGACGAATTGATGAAAGCCCTTTCGGAGTCTAATGATCAAGGACTTGATACAGTATTGCACATGTGTGTTATGTATAATCGTTTGGATGTTCTGATTCTTGTTTTAGACAAGAACCCCATGGATTTGTCGGACGTTAAAGATGAGGATGGTAACACTATTCTGCATTATGCTGCAGGTTTACGACGTATGCAG ATAGTAAAGTACCTGATAGCAAATAGAAGTGAAGCCGAGataaatgtaaaaaataaaaaaggtcTCACGGCTTTGGGCACAATAGAGGAGATGCTTAAAGATGTAAAAAGCATGGAAATTAAGGAGCTTCTTGTCTCAGCTGGTACTAAAAACACCCAAGAAGAAGTAGTAGGCACTGGGACCTATAATAAGCTGTTAAACATCGCCAAGAAGGTAAAAAAAATGACCTTATCTCAGGACAGAATGGAAACAAAAGATGAGACATTACTGGTAGCAGCATCTGTCATAGCCGCAATGGCTTACACATCAGCTATTAGCCCTCCCGGTGGTGTTGCTTCAATGGATGCCGCAAGTTATTCAGTCAGTGACCCTtggtattttagttattttcttGCACCTGGAAGCTCCCTTCTCGCCTACTTCTCCGCATCAGTGAGTAATGCATTTTGGGTATTCAACACCATCTCCTTTATAGCTGCTCTGAGTGTAATCTTTTTGTATGTGAGCGGTGCAAGTCTGAAGCAGAAGCTTTTCATCTGGTCTATTCGCGGTTCAATGTGGATAACTCTGTCAGCCATGATTTTCGCCTACGAGGCTGCAGTTAGAGCCACCACCCCAAAATATAATCAGAATAACCGAACACTTAAAACAGTTAGAATTGGACTGTATTCATGGTTGTTCTTGATGGTCATTGCCGTATTGGTTGTTCTTTTTCGTCTTTGCCGCTTCACGGTGAGGAGATTTAAAACAACGAGGGCTAGCAACAAGAAAAAGATGCCTCCATTGTCCCAAACCCAGCCTCAACACGAACCGAAATAA
- the LOC108218283 gene encoding chlorophyll a-b binding protein 8, chloroplastic, giving the protein MATVPVLSSSSITSSAEAARQIFAARPAQSSSRKVSFAVKAASTPPVKQGDRQLWFASKQSLSYLDGSLPGDFGFDPLGLSDPEGTGGFIEPKWLAYGEIINGRFAMLGAAGAIAPEILGKLGLIPAETALPWFQTGVIPPAGTYNYWADGYTLFVLEMALMGFAEHRRLQDWYNPGSMGKQYFLGLEKGLAGSGDPAYPGGPFFNPLGFGKDEKSMKELKLKEVKNGRLAMLAILGYFIQALVTGVGPLQNLLDHLADPVNNNVLTSLKFH; this is encoded by the exons ATGGCTACAGTACCAGTGCTGTCATCTTCATCTATCACCTCTTCTGCAGAAGCTGCAAGGCAGATCTTTGCTGCAAGACCAGCACAATCTTCATCCCGGAAAGTTTCCTTCGCTGTCAAGGCAGCTTCCACTCCACCTGTTAAG CAAGGAGACAGACAATTGTGGTTTGCTTCTAAACAGAGCCTTTCTTACTTAGATGGCAG CCTTCCAGGTGACTTTGGATTCGACCCCTTGGGACTTTCCGACCCTGAAGGAACCGGAGGATTCATCGAGCCCAAATGGCTAGCCTACGGAGAGATAATCAATGGTCGTTTTGCCATGTTGGGTGCAGCAGGAGCTATAGCCCCTGAGATTTTGGGAAAACTTGGGCTCATTCCAGCTGAAACAGCCTTGCCATGGTTCCAAACAGGAGTCATTCCTCCAGCAGGAACTTACAACTACTGGGCTGATGGCTACACACTCTTTGTCCTAGAAATGGCTCTCATGGGATTTGCAGAGCACAGGAGATTACAAGACTGGTACAATCCAGGATCAATGGGAAAACAATACTTCTTGGGCTTAGAGAAAGGCCTGGCTGGATCCGGAGACCCAGCATACCCTGGAGGCCCATTTTTCAATCCTCTTGGATTCGGAAAAGATGAGAAATCCATGAAAGAGCTCAAGTTAAAGGAGGTTAAGAATGGGAGACTTGCTATGTTGGCAATATTGGGTTACTTCATCCAAGCTTTGGTCACAGGCGTTGGACCACTTCAAAACCTTCTGGACCATTTGGCTGATCCAGTTAACAATAATGTCTTGACTAGCCTCAAGTTCCACTAG
- the LOC108217414 gene encoding uncharacterized protein LOC108217414, with protein MSGRRRRPPINWPFPTSRSPRPSTSARSSQSSQAGSPPQSLERTMKELLEKARAKNPQAPPSAPPPTTFQDLIAPRNRTTQIEYTLRTNPVNGHMYKVHDIIGSSTSGRATVYRGVYCVTDTNELERMEHYDLYIAVKVTDMEDQDEYGNLVDRMYRCREVNHPFLLQMREEFVLENMHYFVFLMMEGSLRCLWKSFYTNGIPEKFIAIALRTVLEVLAVLHEEGHLHQELNAGHIYYKMAIPAIKIGFLPSIYRHNSGDEGQALPGNNLPLSTICEWGAAPEIYHLRGEYTEKCDVWLVGITALELVYGGIEVEDREGLERLIAKAKSGKGIAKERVKAAGRYLKKLVMKKLKIGESGSDSKKRKVILSRAFRGMLKSCLAEDARERSTADELRQHDFFRNIDCLQDIYAFRDAVWALRAARDAREARERSAVPSASNVADPSGSNVAGPSTRRNVAASSTGSNVAGPSTRSNVVAAPSSGRSVAASSTGSNVAGPSTRSSVAASSTGSNVAGPSTRSNVAGPSTEGNVAAPSTGSNVAGPSTGGNVAAPSTGSNVAGPSTGKNETKEAKP; from the coding sequence atgtcTGGGCGGCGGCGCCGCCCTCCCATAAATTGGCCATTCCCCACATCAAGATCACCACGTCCATCTACCAGCGCAAGATCCTCGCAATCTTCCCAAGCAGGATCTCCCCCGCAATCTCTCGAAAGAACAATGAAAGAACTCTTAGAGAAAGCAAGAGCAAAAAACCCACAAGCACCACCATCAGCACCCCCACCGACCACCTTTCAAGACCTCATTGCTCCACGAAACAGAACCACCCAAATTGAATACACACTCCGCACAAACCCTGTTAATGGCCACATGTACAAAGTTCACGACATCATCGGCTCTTCCACCAGTGGCAGAGCCACCGTTTACCGTGGCGTCTACTGCGTAACCGATACTAACGAGTTGGAAAGAATGGAGCACTATGATCTCTATATCGCGGTGAAAGTCACTGACATGGAAGATCAAGATGAGTATGGAAACTTGGTGGATCGGATGTATAGGTGTCGTGAAGTGAATCATCCTTTCTTGTTGCAAATGAGAGAAGAATTTGTTCTTGAAAACATGCATTATTTTGTGTTTCTTATGATGGAAGGATCTTTGAGGTGCTTGTGGAAATCTTTTTATACGAATGGGATTCCTGAAAAGTTTATTGCTATTGCTCTTAGAACCGTCTTGGAAGTTCTGGCTGTGCTTCATGAAGAAGGGCATTTGCATCAAGAACTCAATGCCGGTCACATTTACTATAAAATGGCGATCCCCGCGATCAAGATTGGGTTTCTTCCAAGCATTTATAGGCACAATTCAGGGGATGAAGGACAGGCATTGCCAGGGAATAATCTGCCTTTAAGTACAATATGTGAATGGGGTGCTGCGCCTGAGATTTACCATTTGAGGGGAGAGTATACTGAGAAGTGTGATGTATGGCTTGTTGGGATCACTGCATTGGAATTGGTGTATGGGGGAATTGAGGTGGAAGATCGGGAAGGATTGGAACGTTTGATTGCTAAGGCGAAAAGTGGAAAAGGGATCGCGAAAGAGAGAGTGAAAGCAGCAGGGAGATATCTCAAGAAATTGGTGATGAAGAAATTGAAGATTGGTGAATCTGGATCCGATTCAAAGAAGAGAAAAGTGATTTTGTCACGAGCTTTTAGGGGAATGTTGAAATCATGTTTGGCGGAGGATGCTAGAGAAAGGTCAACTGCTGATGAACTGCGGCAACATGATTTCTTCAGAAACATTGATTGCCTTCAGGACATTTACGCCTTCAGGGATGCTGTGTGGGCGTTAAGAGCTGCAAGAGATGCAAGAGAAGCAAGAGAAAGGAGTGCTGTTCCATCGGCAAGCAATGTAGCTGATCCATCAGGAAGCAATGTGGCTGGTCCATCAACACGAAGGAATGTGGCTGCTTCATCAACAGGAAGTAATGTAGCTGGTCCATCAACACGAAGCAATGTCGTAGCAGCTCCATCATCAGGACGCAGTGTGGCTGCCTCATCAACAGGAAGCAATGTGGCTGGTCCATCAACACGAAGCAGTGTAGCTGCTTCATCAACAGGAAGCAATGTAGCTGGTCCATCAACACGAAGCAATGTAGCTGGTCCGTCAACAGAAGGCAATGTGGCTGCACCATCAACAGGAAGCAATGTAGCTGGTCCGTCAACAGGAGGCAATGTGGCTGCACCATCAACAGGAAGCAATGTAGCTGGTCCTTCAACAGGAAAAAATGAAACCAAGGAAGCGAAGCCATGA
- the LOC108218514 gene encoding polygalacturonase codes for MSSTAISCLVMTLCFTLFAHSTYSQNISSFNVQKLGAKADGTLDASQFFLTAWRLACASNNSAQVYVPPGRYLISTAVVFSGYYCKRTMVMRIDGTIVAPTNYNLIANSENWIKFDNVRGLYITGGTLDAQGAALWACKASGKTCPQGATSVGFYSSRNIVVSGLRSINSQMFHMIVYKCNNTKLQGIKISAPADSPNTDGIHVQLSTGVSILSSQIGTGDDCISIGPGTVNTWIESVSCGPGHGISIGSLGWDLQEPGVQNLTVKTVTLRDTDNGLRIKTWARSSTGFVKNVLFQHIAMGNVRNPILIDQDYCPNNLNCPGQVSGVKISNVIYQDVHGTSATPVALSLQCSRDYPCSGIRLEDVVLTYNGLPTTASCSYAAGTASGVMNPTSCL; via the exons ATGAGTAGCACAGCAATAAGTTGTTTGGTTATGACACTTTGCTTCACTTTGTTCGCGCATTCGACTTATTCGCAAAATATATCATCTTTCAATGTTCAGAAACTGGGAGCCAAGGCCGACGGTACGCTAGACGCGTCACAGTTTTTTCTCACTGCTTGGCGCTTGGCCTGCGCTTCTAATAATTCCGCCCAGGTGTACGTTCCACCCGGGCGGTACTTGATCAGCACTGCCGTAGTCTTTAGCGGCTACTACTGCAAGAGGACTATGGTGATGCGCATTGATGGCACCATCGTAGCTCCCACGAATTATAATCTCATTGCCAATTCCGAAAACTGGATCAAGTTCGACAATGTCAGAGGACTGTATATCACTGGTGGAACCTTGGATGCTCAAGGAGCCGCGCTATGGGCTTGCAAAGCCTCCGGCAAAACCTGCCCACAAGGCGCAACG AGCGTAGGATTCTACAGCTCAAGAAACATTGTGGTGAGTGGACTAAGGTCAATTAACAGCCAAATGTTTCATATGATCGTGTATAAATGCAATAACACGAAGCTACAAGGAATCAAGATTTCAGCCCCTGCGGATAGTCCCAACACCGACGGCATTCACGTACAATTGTCGACGGGAGTCAGCATACTGAGTTCTCAAATTGGTACCGGTGATGATTGTATCTCGATTGGACCTGGCACTGTTAACACATGGATCGAAAGCGTTTCCTGCGGCCCTGGTCACGGCATCAg TATCGGGAGTCTTGGCTGGGATTTGCAAGAACCCGGAGTCCAGAATCTGACAGTCAAAACAGTTACTTTACGCGATACTGACAATGGTCTCCGAATAAAGACATGGGCAAGGTCGAGCACCGGATTTGTTAAGAACGTTCTATTTCAGCACATTGCGATGGGGAATGTCAGAAACCCGATTCTAATTGATCAAGACTACTGTCCTAACAATTTAAATTGCCCCGGCCAG GTATCGGGCGTAAAAATAAGCAATGTGATATATCAAGATGTTCACGGAACATCTGCAACACCGGTAGCATTGAGTTTGCAGTGCAGCAGAGATTATCCTTGCAGTGGAATAAGGTTAGAAGATGTGGTGCTAACTTACAACGGTCTGCCCACGACGGCGTCATGCTCTTATGCGGCAGGAACAGCTTCCGGCGTTATGAATCCCACCAGCTGTTTATAA
- the LOC108218513 gene encoding CASP-like protein 2A1, whose protein sequence is MADIKSSNIVANSPAGMGMQASRQDEERKNNNIVETLLRLLPMALCLSALVLMLKNSQSNDFGSVSYSDLAAFRYLVHANGVCAAYSLLSAIVSAVPRPSTMPRAWTFFLLDQMFTYIVLGAGAISTEVIYLAYKGNAATTWSSACESFGIFCHKATAALILTFGVVVCYALLSLMSSYRLFSKYDAPVAYSNKGIEITPAFRA, encoded by the exons ATGGCAGACATCAAGAGTAGTAACATTGTTGCAAATTCACCAGCCGGGATGGGGATGCAAGCATCAAGGCAAGATGAAGAAAGAAAGAATAATAATATTGTGGAGACTTTGCTGCGTTTGCTGCCCATGGCTCTCTGTCTCTCTGCTCTTGTTCTCATGCTCAAAAACTCCCAATCCAATGACTTTGGTTCCGTCTCTTATTCCGATCTTGCCGCTTTCAG GTACTTGGTACACGCCAATGGCGTCTGTGCAGCTTATTCCCTCCTCTCAGCAATTGTATCAGCTGTTCCTCGTCCATCTACCATGCCAAGAGCCTGGACCTTCTTCCTCCTCGACCAG ATGTTTACTTACATAGTACTGGGAGCTGGGGCAATATCGACGGAGGTGATATACCTTGCATACAAGGGAAATGCAGCGACGACATGGAGTTCAGCTTGTGAATCCTTCGGAATTTTCTGTCACAAAGCCACAGCAGCACTGATCCTCACTTTTGGAGTCGTCGTTTGCTACGCCCTGCTCTCGCTCATGTCTTCCTACAGGCTCTTCAGCAAATATGATGCACCAGTTGCTTACTCTAACAAAGGAATCGAGATCACACCTGCATTCCGCGCCTGA